GTCATTTTCTGCTCTGTCATCTATTCATTTCACATTattctatataatttttttttgactatATGTCCGTTGCATAATTAGTCACAATTGACATGCTCCTAttagatataatatttaattaaatgtcGTCAAATAAAACATTGAAATAGAGAAATTACAAGTGGTAATTTGAATTGTGAGCAAGAAGAACAACGACCTTTCTCCCTATTTCTTAATTCTAAAATTTCTTCCTTTTCCCCTTCTTTGCTATAGGCATGATTCTAACTTATGTATGCTCCAACGACTCATCTTCTACAAGTCATCACCATCTCTAAAGAGCAAAATTATTTGGACATGtaattattacaattttttaGCATTCGaaaaactccaaaaaaaaaatcattttcacaaTTTTTACTAATATCTTAATATGAGtaattaattccaacaacttcaggagaaaaagaggtctctaaattattcaaaaaaaaaattattaataaaaaccAACTTCAATTCCTAGTCATTTCCAAACATAACTCTCCAACAACACTACATCCAGTGAAATTCTAATAAGTGGGGTCTGAGGAGGTTAGAGTGTACACAAACCTTATCACTACCTCGTGAAGGTAGAGAaactgtttccgaaagacccttgATTCAAGTGTATCAAACCgaagtaaaagaagaagaaaacactAGAGTAAGCAGAGTAGTTAACAAGAAAAGCAGTGTAAAGTCTATATTAgagaaacaataacaacaacaaaataatgtgataattGAAAAGCAATAAACAACAAATGTCAAGAACTACAAGGGCACGGCTAGTCCTATGGAAGGCACTAAATATTCACAAGGCAAGACGACACTCTACCCTACTAGTCTTCTACCTAATGCGCAACCTCCACTCTTTCCTATCTAAAGTTGTGTCCTCGATAATATGAAGTTGCACCATATCTTGTCTAATCACATCTCCCCTATATCTTTTCGACATTTCCCTACCTCTCCACATACCCCCTAAAATCCAACCTCTTGCACCTCCTCACTTGGCATCGGTGCACCTCTTCTGCAAATGAACATGATATCCAAACCATCTCATGAGTCTCGTTTCCCTCATCTTGTTCGCCACAAAGGCCGCCACTCTCACCTTCTCCTGATTAACCTCAATATTCCTAATCTTGTCACTCCTAGTATTCCCACTCATCCTAATCTCCACAACATATATCTTCAGTACATATGAGCTCTTGACAGACCAACACTCCACACCATACAACAAGAGCAGGTTAACCATCACTCTGTAGAACTTGCCTTTAAATTTAGAAGATaccttcttatcacacaagcctccatttcatttATGCTATACCAATGCGATGTTTGACATCATTATCGATGTCCCCACTATCCTAAATAATGGACCCGAGGTATTTAATAACAAATGCtctattcttttttaatttcataatttttatgtcCAAACGCGCATCTACGGATACATGTTAAAATTCACATTATGAGAGCAAGTCCATCTGCATTATAAAAGCAAACTTTATTGTTGTTACTTATTAGACTCTCTCTTTCCAGAAGGCAATTGCAGAGACAACAATCACTGCAAAATACAAAGAGCAACAAAGACAGATAGAGaaagaaaagttaaaaaaaaaaacaaaaaacgaCAGCCTTACAAACAACATATATACACGCAaacaaagagaaagaaaaaaaaatttgttcatTTGTTGAAGTGAAAACGATAGCTGATGAGAGCCTTTGCAACCTTTTCCGACCTGCAATTCTATGAGGTAAataaaattcaacttcttttttttaattttttttaaagaaactgaaaaaaataaaaaagtcttTACTTTGATtattctctctctttttcttcttttttttttttatactttccTTGTTCCCAATTATAGTTGTATCCATGATCTCTTTGttctatgtttatttatttatttttactattttatgctCGATCTATAGTAGACTCAGAAGCCAATTGCAACAAAAGAAGGAGGTGGGTTAATTTATCGTGATGGttgaagaaatttaaaagaaaatgatcaGATGAGATGGTGATACGCTTCAATTTTTGAACCATTTCTTAGAATAGTCCAATGTCTCAAGACTATCATCACCAAGGTCTTGCTAGTTTCTCGAATGAATTCGAGAGACCTCAAGACGTccaacaacaccaacaacaacatatcggTCTCCAGATCCAACGAGAAAAATTAAGAGTAGAACAAGGGTTCGAGCCACCAGGAGGAGAATCAAGTGGAATCCAAGTTTATGAGACAGCCGGGATGTTGTCTGAAATGTTCAATTTTCAGACAACATCCACGGCTGCAACTGAGTTGTTGCAGAATCAATTGTCAAATAACTATAGACACCCGAATCAACAGCCACATCATCAACCTCCGACCAGGGAGTGGTTTGGTAACAGACAAGAGATCGTAGTTGGTGGAAGTTTGCAGGTACCATTTGGGGATACAAAAGATGATGTGAATGCGAAGGTATTATTGAGTAACCGTGATAGTGTAACTGCTTATTATCAGCGTCAACACAATCAAGTACCAAGTATAAATACCGCGGAGTCCATGCAACTTTTTCTTATGAATCCACAACCAAGTTCACCATCACAATCTACTCCTTCAACTCTTCATCAAGGGTTTTCTAGCCCGGTCGGAGGGCATTTTAGTCAATTCATGTGTGGAGGAGCAAGTACTTCTTCAAATCCAATTGGAGGAGTAAATGTGATTGATCAAGGGCAAGGTCTTTCATTGTCCTTGTCATCTACTTTACAACATTTGGAAGCATCCAAAGTGGAAGATTTGAGGATGAGTAATGGAGGAGAAATGTTGTTTTTCAATCAAGAAAGtcaaaatcatcataatattGGTTTTGGGTCATCACTAGGACTAGTCAATGTGTTGAGGAATTCAAAGTATGTCAAAGCAACACAAGAGTTGTTGGAAGAGTTTTGTTGTGTTGGGAAGGGTCAATTgttcaagaaaatcaacaaagtTTCTAGGAATAACAACACAAGTACATCACCCATTATTAACCCTAGTGGAAGTAATAACAAtaattcatcttcttcaaagGATATTATCCCTCCCAATTTGTCAACTGCAGATAGACTTGATCATCAAAGAAGGAAGGTCAAACTTTTATCCATGCTTGATGAGGCATGTACaatctctctctccctctctctatttattcagaatttgaaaattatgtgttCGAATTTGAAATTCTACCACAGCTTGATTTACTAtgaggtcaattttttttttttttttaatgtttgtttAGGGAATTTCTTACAATATACATAATTtgagttaaaattattgagttcaTATGAAGTCAAAGAGGTACATTCGCGATCCGGGGGTCAATGACCAAtcattgttgtttatttttagtAGTACTATATATgttgattataaatttaaacCACAAGACAGGGAAGGAATAGAAAATAGTAGGAGTTGGAGGAATCTTTTATAGAGGAGAATATATAAAGCCGGctagaaagaaattaaatatgtaTTGTAATATCCATAGATTGAGTTtgatttcttattaattttggGTGTTTAGGATAACATAAGATTTTGTTTTGGTTATAAAATTAGCTCCCACTCTACCATCAAGATATTTCTTTCTTCTGCTAAAATATGTTAGCAATCCAGAAGTAGATATTATCCTTAAGCGGCGTTTGATAGGAGGTATTAGAGAAAATAACAGTGGTATTTCTTGATATTGTTTAATTTCTTGTTTGGTATTATTAGTTATACCCTTTTCAGTACTATTCTTACACATAGTAAATCATGACATTAGTTAATAGTAGATGGTGTattatttctattctaatacatcatattcactattattctattctaATACATCCTATTCACCAATCAGAGTTGTGGtagattgaagaaaaaaaaaagagttgtgGTAGACTGATAAgtatttcttcatcttttaccAAAGGTCTCGTGTTTGAATTCTCCTGGATAaggagtcgcctttgttagaaAACGTTTTATTCCCAATATGGAACTTTCcgacacaaattcaaattttgtagaCATCCCAATCAAACTACCTTTAAATgtacacttttatttatttgaccATCATATTTCAATACAGACAAAATAAGTGATGTTTGTaaatcttcctttttttttaaatacattataGTGTTATTATTGCTGTATTGAAAAAATGCTAAGCGAAGGCACATGCAACAAAACATACAGGATATTCTTTCTTCAcaacaacaatcatttttcaATGTACTATTTGTTCACATATACTATCGATCAGCTTTCTTGCTACCTTTTTAttagaatataaatttatgtatctttcttcctttcttttgtTACTATTTCAATCAGTATTTGATTTACCATGAAGATATTCTTGTTTGGTTGAGTGGAAGGTATAAAGCCAAAATTTTAGTTCTAGTTGTTTTCTTGTTGAGGAAATTTAACTTCCCAGCTGCGCCTTTATGTTTTTCAACTAATTGAACTACTCTTTCATTACCTTGCTGGCGAacacttttgaatcttgtaattttaaattaactaaGAATACGTATATTGTATCAGAATATCCTTTAAacttatggtcttaaacatgtcatattGTAAGAGTTAAAATTAACGAGTAATTTCTAAATTAGGATAGATgcattattcttttttaaacagattaAAATAGACAAATCAAGATCAAATAATAAGTTATTCAGCACTTAATTTTCCAtgttattagaaaaaaaattcttgttaTTGTAGTTAACCTAATTGTATAAAAATAAGATAGATTGTTATTTCTTTGCTTGTAGGTAGACAAAAGATACAACCACTATTGTGAACAAATGCAGATAGTTGTAAACTCATTCGATCTAGTGATGGGTTTTGGAGCTGCAGTTCCTTACACAGCACTAGCACAGAAAGCCATGTCTAGGCATTTCAAGTGTTTAAAAGATGGCGTCGCTGCGCAATTGAAGAAGACATGTGAGGCACTAGGTGAAAAAGATGCAAGCAGTAGTTCAGGACTGACTAAAGGAGAAACACCAAGGCTTAAGGTGCTTGAACAAAGCTTGAGGCAACAAAGAGCTTTTCAACAAATGGGAATGATGGAACAAGAAGCTTGGAGGCCACAAAGAGGATTGCCTGAACGATCTGTCAATATTTTAAGAGCTTGGCTTTTCGAACATTTTCTACATCCGTACGTCtttctcatctttttccttctaacTTCTATCTATACTCCTTCGCCTGAGATATTTCAAAAGtcaaacaagtttttttttttggtcatatttttttcttacttatgttttaaagatattttgaggggttatagtatttttttactcACTATGTCTCAACTTATGTGACACTGTTTTGATATTGAGAGTCAAACTAATTAGTTTGGACCTTGAATTCAGGCGGGAAGTCTTTAAgttatgttttttaattttttttatatatttaaaaactacgtaaaaagtactaggataattcaatatttttttaaatatatatgaaaaaattacggTAATAAAAATACTTgtttgaattatgaaattagaaaggtgtcacataaattgagatggaTGGAGTAcgtaaattttcatatatatatattatatttttaaataaatttaaagattcTATATccgaattaaaaaaaatttaactctcTAATGTTgtgacatataaattgagattaacaaaaataacagTGTGTACATTTTTACCCTTTCCTAGGAGGACCTACttttggtgactcgaactcacaaTTTTAGGGTTGAAAGTGAAATGTAATTACCATTCGAACAACTACCTCTTGTCAGGTGAATAGATATAATTTTATCCACTTGGTTAAAATGTTAAAAccctatataaaaaaatactataagttaAATAACGAGTACTCGACTTAAATTGTATTTGATATAGTGcataataaaatgaaagaaaagaagtaaaattaaattatttttaagtataaaagATATGAATAAGATTAAAAAGAATAGAATATAACAAAGTAACTTGAAGTTGAGTTGCACTTGTTTGTATAAACTCTAGCTTACATACACTTGTCCCAAGTCCCAGTTCCTTCATAAAATCTAGATATTTGATATTTACCACACAACCAAAAGTTAATAAGGAAAGTCTTTGATACCATGATTATTGCAAAATGAATTTTTGTGCAATCAACTTTTATTAGTCTAATCTAAAACACATTTCCAATATTGAGTAGTTGGtacattttctttttccctCTCTTTGCAGTCAATGTTAAAGGCACTGCTGCAATTCATCAGTCCTTTCAACAAAATGCAAAATTACCTCTTACTACTTTTTGTGCACCACTTTTACCTCTAGATGAAATCCAATATACTACCACCTTTCTGACTTATTTAGGCATGCATTTGAAAAGTAGTGCTCCCTAGGTTCATTTTATGTGATAATTTTACTTgatattaagtttttaattattttttgaaatttatgtaatttaaaataagttataaatatttatgtgattatatataaatcatttcattaagagtgaatgaatattttaaagttaaactcttactccctccgtttctaTATAGTTGTCACCATTTTAGGCTTACACTCCTTGAGAAACCAGGTAATTTTACCATTGCTtatttaatactccctctgtcctaatttatgtaacacattttattttttgagagtcaaacaatttaagtttgaccggaaatttgcgcatgaaatcttcaattttttttaaatgaaatttatatatttgtaaactaggtaaaaaaatactataagtcacaacaattgataattcaaaatgtttaaaagatctacgaaaaatttatggtcaaagttagacttgtttgaatcttgaaattcgAAAAGTGTCACGTAAAATGGGACGGAAGGAGtactatttttttccttttttgggtaatgctaaatggccagaaaatttggcaagaaatttaaaaagtctataatatcctttttattttaaaataaattgattgtttatctatattttaattaaaaggtattaaagttaaaagggtaaaaatgttttaaaaagtaaaataacatagtgtgaaatatgttattttaacattctggccaaattttgaccaaattttctaggcaaaaggatttttccctttttaaagtcaaattttccataaatgaacatgaattaattgattttgattaatgaacatgaattaattattttgttgtcaaatttatattttcaaggtaaaataagaaaaaataatgttatttatacattaattttatgaaataataaatattaagaaacatctatttttaataaagatTACATGTAAATAAGAACGGAGAGAGTACTAAATTAGTGGTTATTAAGGTAATATATGCATGACAACAACTTAATAATGATGATAAAAAGCAAGAgaatctatctatctatgtaatgaaatgaatgttaagaaggaaaaaaaagaaaagagagagaggtGGAGTTTGTCTTCTCTCTTTACTTTCTGCTTTAGCCAGCAGCTAACACTGCTCATGAATTTGGTATTTCCTTTTTCGATCCTCACGCCAAAATGTTTACATACAAAAAAACAGAAGTGTCAATTCTCATCTACGGATTAGGAAAGCATTTCCAGCTTTTTATACAGTTTAAGTAAGGCACTCTaacatacttttttttgttttagaaaaatgacatagtttgatttaacacgaaatttacatatattggaaaattgaaattaaagtattgctaaaaaaggaaatagggtcattcttttttaaataaacttaaagaaaaatatgtcattctttttaaagCGGAGGAAATATTTTTCtgcttttttttctaatttgaaaattttgtctcAGGTATCCAAGTGATGCAGATAAGCATCTTTTGGCACGACAGACTGGTCTCTCCAGAAACCAGGTTTGTCCCCTTACCTTCTATAAATTTCTTTGTCTTTCAcatctttttttcttcctcaagatATTCATAAGTTGCATGAAAAATTAATAGTTATAACTCAGGGAGTAAATGATATGGTTTGATCGGTTATTTTTAGCATATGTTTGGAAAGTCATATTAGTAATTTGATTTGCTGTGTAATTGAGTGTAATTACAATGTCTGATATATTTGATTGAtcatgtaattacttggtcagTAGGTAATTGAGTGTAATTGACAGAGGGTAATTATACTCTTACTCTGCAATTTATAGGAGAGGTTATGAATTACTAGTAATTATATGGTGTAATTACAAgctgattattttttaatataattcttttatttctattttttttgttttaatttagtttttattttattattttaaattcttttttatttttattagtctaatgttttctattttttttatattatttatatttcatttccttccCATTCTCACCTTTTCTTCATGTgatttcatgtaattttttgcattatctaattttttttcattagtataattttgttagtattctaatttttaaattaaaattgaatttattgttaaatAAGGTTATGGACTTatgtttccttttcttttaaattatatttatgatgTTGAAATTTaacataagagtattatgttaaattttttgttttaaatttagaACTCATGTTATATTTTCACTTTCATTTGTTTTAGCAGTATTGACTCGCTATTTTACATTGCAAGCTATTTTTAGGGCATGTTTAGAAAGTCCTTTTAGTAATtagatttggtgtaattgagtgtaattacactgtctgACATGTTTGGTTGACCATATAATTATTTGGTCAATGGGTA
The Solanum stenotomum isolate F172 chromosome 12, ASM1918654v1, whole genome shotgun sequence DNA segment above includes these coding regions:
- the LOC125847941 gene encoding BEL1-like homeodomain protein 2, producing the protein MSQDYHHQGLASFSNEFERPQDVQQHQQQHIGLQIQREKLRVEQGFEPPGGESSGIQVYETAGMLSEMFNFQTTSTAATELLQNQLSNNYRHPNQQPHHQPPTREWFGNRQEIVVGGSLQVPFGDTKDDVNAKVLLSNRDSVTAYYQRQHNQVPSINTAESMQLFLMNPQPSSPSQSTPSTLHQGFSSPVGGHFSQFMCGGASTSSNPIGGVNVIDQGQGLSLSLSSTLQHLEASKVEDLRMSNGGEMLFFNQESQNHHNIGFGSSLGLVNVLRNSKYVKATQELLEEFCCVGKGQLFKKINKVSRNNNTSTSPIINPSGSNNNNSSSSKDIIPPNLSTADRLDHQRRKVKLLSMLDEAYKRYNHYCEQMQIVVNSFDLVMGFGAAVPYTALAQKAMSRHFKCLKDGVAAQLKKTCEALGEKDASSSSGLTKGETPRLKVLEQSLRQQRAFQQMGMMEQEAWRPQRGLPERSVNILRAWLFEHFLHPYPSDADKHLLARQTGLSRNQVANWFINARVRLWKPMVEEMYQREINEDDDDDMQENQNSTNTQTTTPNIIITTNSNITETKSAATATTASDKKPQINASENDPSIVAMNTHYSSSMPTQLTNFPTIQDESNHILYRRSGAEYGTTNMASNSEIGSNMITFGTTTVSDVSLTLGLRHAGNLPENTHFFG